One segment of Pantoea sp. Lij88 DNA contains the following:
- a CDS encoding MmcQ/YjbR family DNA-binding protein encodes MNNSDLLTYCMSKPGAEQSVHSDWKATQIKSNGVLFAMVHEAKGRPAVSLKSTPALAELLREEHSDIIPSEHLNKSHWNTLFLDGSLKDSQIYYLIDASFQQVAAAR; translated from the coding sequence ATGAATAACTCAGACTTACTGACCTATTGCATGAGCAAACCGGGCGCGGAGCAGAGCGTCCACAGTGACTGGAAGGCCACGCAGATTAAAAGCAACGGCGTGCTGTTCGCGATGGTGCATGAGGCAAAAGGGCGGCCAGCGGTCTCGCTGAAATCGACGCCCGCGCTGGCCGAATTACTGCGCGAAGAGCATAGCGACATCATTCCCAGTGAGCATCTGAACAAATCCCACTGGAATACGCTGTTTCTGGACGGTTCGCTGAAAGATTCGCAGATTTACTATCTGATCGATGCCTCATTCCAGCAGGTTGCCGCTGCCCGATAG